From Azospirillum humicireducens, a single genomic window includes:
- a CDS encoding dihydroneopterin aldolase produces the protein MPDDSQSGYSRITNVLRPPRTSAVMRRYDLVLSDYVGEFRIGVWDHEKTRTQRVRVSLTVTVEVPNRPFVDDLDAVVSYEYLIRGVEAFQRSPHIQLLEVLAEKLLALCLSPPQAVFARVQVEKLEIVPQAAGVGVVLTGAQDRSQ, from the coding sequence ATGCCGGACGATTCACAAAGCGGTTACAGCAGAATCACGAACGTCCTGCGGCCACCGCGCACCAGCGCCGTCATGCGGCGCTACGACCTTGTCCTGAGCGACTATGTCGGGGAATTCCGCATCGGCGTCTGGGACCACGAGAAGACGCGGACCCAGCGCGTGCGCGTCAGCCTGACCGTCACGGTCGAGGTGCCGAACCGGCCCTTCGTCGACGACCTCGACGCCGTCGTCTCCTATGAATATCTGATCCGGGGCGTCGAGGCCTTCCAGCGCAGTCCGCACATCCAGCTGCTGGAGGTTCTGGCCGAAAAACTGCTGGCACTGTGCCTGTCGCCACCACAAGCCGTCTTCGCCAGGGTCCAGGTGGAAAAGCTGGAGATCGTTCCCCAGGCGGCCGGCGTCGGCGTGGTATTGACCGGCGCGCAGGACCGGTCACAATGA